The following proteins are co-located in the Macadamia integrifolia cultivar HAES 741 chromosome 3, SCU_Mint_v3, whole genome shotgun sequence genome:
- the LOC122073324 gene encoding uncharacterized protein LOC122073324, with the protein MATTSNNDRESTKWTKDEIDAFVKCMVEEVTKGNKTTSTFNEAGWNNIRTQLEAAVGHPFKMLELQNEMNKLRMDYSSFKKLLETSGFGWNSVTRTCTIEDDGVWERHIKENPSWSRLIRNGLPQWPELQIIYDDYYASGAGGVGNAQDCNLDEGDAFDRGMSKSDVGMDESDSGNADKDGDALSVIHDHNLDEDESDMGMSESDMGMDESDAGNADGDGDVLSVTHRFDRIPNASRKRSRTTDLAEAMRDMCDVSQASMEWYTKFSALYPGFGSTDYSLRQCIQVLDAMPEIGKELYIKAVMKMVGNEQLREAFLCIPTEKKIWLLERLE; encoded by the exons ATGGCTACTACTTCAAACAATGACCGTGAGTCTACAAAATGGACAAAAGATGAAATAGATGCTTTTGTAAAATGCATGGTTGAGGAGGTGACGAAAGGGAACAAGACCACCAGTACTTTCAATGAGGCAGGGTGGAACAATATTAGAACCCAGCTTGAGGCTGCTGTTGGGCATCCATTTAAAATGTTAGAGCTCCAAAATGAAATGAACAAACTCAGAATGGATTATAGCAGTTTCAAAAAACTGTTGGAAACATCAGGCTTTGGCTGGAATTCAGTGACTAGGACTTGCACAATAGAGGATGATGGTGTCTGGGAAAGGCACATTAAG GAAAACCCAAGCTGGTCAAGATTGATTAGAAATGGACTACCCCAATGGCCTGAGTTGCAGATAATATATGATGATTATTATGCAAGTGGGGCTGGAGGAGTTGGAAATGCTCAGGATTGCAACTTAGATGAGGGGGATGCATTTGATAGGGGTATGAGTAAATCTGATGTGGGTATGGATGAATCTGATTCTGGGAATGCTGACAAAGATGGGGATGCCCTTTCAGTTATCCACGATCACAACTTAGATGAGGATGAATCTGATATGGGTATGAGTGAATCTGATATGGGTATGGATGAATCTGATGCTGGAAATGCTGACGGTGATGGGGATGTCCTTTCAGTTACCCACCGATTTGACAGGATCCCAAATGCCTCGAGGAAGAGGAGTAGGACTACAGATCTCGCAGAGGCCATGAGGGACATGTGTGATGTATCTCAAGCCAGTATGGAGTGGTACACCAAATTCTCAGCTCTATACCCTGGTTTTGGGAGTACAGACTACAGCTTGAGACAGTGTATTCAAGTGTTGGATGCTATGCCAGAGATTGGGAAGGAACTGTATATAAAGGCAGTAATGAAGATGGTGGGTAATGAACAATTGAGAGAGGCTTTCCTTTGTATTCctacagaaaagaaaatttggcTTCTGGAGCGGCTGGAATGA